Part of the Moorella sp. E308F genome, TTATTGTCCTGGCCGACCACAGCAAGTTCGGCCGTATCTCCCTGGGACTCATCTGCCCTGTTACCGCTGTTAATCGCGTCATTACCGATCCCGGTGCTCCTGTAGAGGACTTGGAGCGCCTGAAGGAGCGCGGCGTGGAAGTAATCGTAGCCGGCGGAAACTGAACTGCCAGGAGGGAAGATTGTTGCCTGCACTAGTTGTCACCGTTACCCTGAACCCTTCCCTGGACAAGGTGGCCGTAATAGAAGCATCATTTTGATACCGCCCAGACTAATCGTGGCAGGGTAGGAAGTAAAAAATAGCAGTAAATAAATTACAAAGGAATCAATATTGCCAAGTTTTAACATAAACTAAATTATCTTGGAGGGAAATAAGGGAAAGCAAATGATAGCGACAATTACTTTAAATCCAGCCATTGATAAGTCAATATTTATTCAAAATTTTACCATTGGGAAGACGAATAGAGCCCACGTAGACAGGATTGATCCAGGAGGTAAAGGTATCAATGTAGCAAAAGTTTTAAAACAGCTGGGGTGCCAGGTAATTACTTCCGGTTTTCTGGCAGGCAACAATGGACGCTATATTTCTTCTTTCTTAACAGAACAAGGAATAATGAATGATTTTATCGTCATCCCCGGCGAAACAAGGCAAAATCTAAAAATCATTGATCCAATTAAAAAGACCATAACCGAAATTAATGAGCCGGGGGCTGAGGTAGACGAGTGTTATTTAAAACAGTTGATGGATAAGGTTAAGGAATTGGCCTCCCAATGTCAAGTGATAGTTTTTTCCGGAAGCCTGCCCCCCGGTTTGCCGGACTATGCTTATAAAGAATTAATCCTCCTGGCAAAAGAGAAGGGAACACAGACAATTTTAGACACAGGAGGGATAGCTTTATGGCAGGGGCTTGCTGCATGTCCTACGTTAATTAAGCCTAACAAGTACGAAGTAGAAGAAGTTCTCCAGGTGAAGGTGAGTGAAGATAAGCTAGTAAATATTGCTGAACGACTGTTAGCTTCAGGTCCGGAGATAGTGGTCATTTCTCTTGGTGCTAGGGGTGCTCTTTTGGCATCAAGACAGCAAAAAATGCGGGCCT contains:
- the pfkB gene encoding 1-phosphofructokinase codes for the protein MIATITLNPAIDKSIFIQNFTIGKTNRAHVDRIDPGGKGINVAKVLKQLGCQVITSGFLAGNNGRYISSFLTEQGIMNDFIVIPGETRQNLKIIDPIKKTITEINEPGAEVDECYLKQLMDKVKELASQCQVIVFSGSLPPGLPDYAYKELILLAKEKGTQTILDTGGIALWQGLAACPTLIKPNKYEVEEVLQVKVSEDKLVNIAERLLASGPEIVVISLGARGALLASRQQKMRAYPPVVEANSTVGAGDAMVAVFAYGLERGLSLTDTLRLATAVSAAAAAAHGSEVGDIELAKNMLPEVKIQEI